One Chitinophaga parva DNA segment encodes these proteins:
- a CDS encoding UbiX family flavin prenyltransferase has product MKHRIVVAITGASGAIYARQLLRKLATIPDQVEKVAVLMSNNARTVWQTELDDTSYENLPFPVYGQQDFMAPFASGSGRYNTMIVCPCSMGTLGRIAGGISNDLLTRAADVVLKERRKLILVLREAPYNLIHIRNMAAVAEAGGIICPATPSFYSKPRDLEAVAGTVVDRVLDLAGLELPTYRWGGED; this is encoded by the coding sequence ATGAAACACAGAATAGTAGTAGCCATCACCGGCGCCAGCGGCGCTATTTACGCCCGGCAGCTGCTGCGCAAACTGGCCACCATCCCGGACCAGGTGGAGAAAGTAGCGGTGTTGATGAGCAACAATGCCCGTACGGTGTGGCAAACGGAATTGGACGATACCAGTTACGAAAACCTGCCTTTCCCGGTGTATGGACAGCAGGATTTCATGGCGCCTTTTGCCTCCGGCTCCGGGCGTTATAACACGATGATCGTATGTCCCTGTTCCATGGGCACCCTGGGCCGCATAGCCGGCGGCATCTCTAACGACCTGCTTACCCGCGCGGCAGATGTAGTGCTGAAAGAGCGCCGCAAACTTATACTGGTATTGCGCGAAGCGCCCTACAACCTCATACACATCCGCAACATGGCCGCCGTAGCGGAAGCCGGCGGTATCATCTGCCCGGCCACCCCGTCGTTTTACAGCAAGCCCCGGGACCTGGAAGCCGTAGCCGGTACCGTGGTAGACCGGGTGCTGGACCTGGCCGGCCTGGAACTGCCCACGTACCGCTGGGGAGGGGAAGATTAA
- a CDS encoding 3'-5' exonuclease: MSTLTLNRPLAVIDLETTGTNVATDRIIEIAIIKVMPDKTIQRKTRRIHPGIPIPAASTAIHGICDDDVKDMPQFKQLANELRQFLDNCDIAGYNSNRFDIPVLVEEFLRCDMEFDLTNRKFVDVQKIFHLMEKRTLAAAYKFYCDKELENAHSAEADALATYEVLEAQLDRYEQLQKDVHALAEFTKEDGYIDFARRMVMQGEVEIFNFGKYKGRPVREVLKVEPQYYDWMMKADFPLNTKQKLTEIYRSMVLKKI; this comes from the coding sequence ATGTCCACCTTAACACTCAACCGTCCGCTGGCAGTCATTGACCTGGAAACCACCGGGACCAACGTAGCCACAGACCGCATCATAGAGATCGCCATTATTAAAGTGATGCCGGATAAGACCATCCAGCGCAAGACCCGCCGCATCCACCCGGGCATTCCCATCCCCGCCGCCTCCACGGCCATTCATGGCATTTGCGATGACGATGTGAAGGACATGCCCCAGTTTAAACAACTGGCCAATGAACTGCGCCAGTTCCTGGACAACTGTGACATTGCCGGTTATAATTCCAACCGCTTTGACATACCGGTACTCGTAGAAGAATTCCTGCGCTGTGATATGGAATTTGACCTGACCAACCGCAAGTTCGTAGATGTACAGAAGATCTTCCACCTCATGGAAAAGCGCACCCTGGCCGCTGCCTACAAGTTCTATTGCGATAAGGAACTGGAAAACGCACACAGCGCCGAGGCCGATGCACTGGCCACCTACGAGGTACTGGAAGCACAGCTGGACCGTTATGAGCAACTGCAGAAGGACGTGCACGCCCTGGCGGAATTTACCAAGGAAGACGGCTACATCGACTTTGCCCGCCGCATGGTGATGCAGGGCGAAGTGGAGATCTTCAATTTCGGGAAATACAAGGGCCGCCCGGTACGCGAAGTGCTGAAAGTGGAGCCCCAGTATTACGACTGGATGATGAAAGCGGATTTTCCGTTGAACACCAAACAAAAACTGACAGAGATCTACCGGAGTATGGTGTTAAAAAAAATCTAA
- a CDS encoding UDP-N-acetylmuramate--L-alanine ligase gives MTKVHFIAIGGSVMHQLAIALHKKGYQVTGSDDEIFEPAASNLAAEGILPAAIGWFPERITPDLDAIILGMHARADNPELLQAQQLGLKIYSFPEYIYQESLHKKRIAIGGSHGKTTTTAMIMHVLHKIGKAFDYLVGARLEGFSQSVNITDAPVIVCEADEYPASTLEKRPKFHFLHPHISVLTGIAWDHINVFPTFEIYKEQFAIFIRTMEAGGTLIYNNADETLRQLVEKEGTHLKLVPYNTPIHMIREGVTRIFFEEGFADLQVFGEHNLLNMHAAKLVCNELGVDDETFLGAIADFTGAAKRLEVVAKTASSVIFRDFAHAPSKVKATIQATQHQFPDRKLIGVLELHTYSSLNKDFLHEYAGAMDKADVPVVYFSKHALELKRLPDLDPTDIKVGFENERLQVISDKDALQAFLDQQNYRNTTLLLMSSGTYDGLDIAALKNKLP, from the coding sequence ATGACAAAAGTTCATTTTATAGCCATCGGGGGTAGCGTCATGCACCAGCTGGCCATTGCCCTGCATAAGAAAGGTTACCAGGTGACCGGCAGCGATGATGAGATCTTTGAGCCCGCTGCATCTAACCTGGCCGCGGAAGGCATTTTGCCTGCGGCGATCGGCTGGTTTCCGGAGCGTATTACCCCGGACCTGGATGCCATTATCCTGGGCATGCATGCCCGGGCAGATAACCCCGAGCTGCTCCAGGCACAGCAACTGGGCCTGAAGATCTATTCCTTCCCTGAATACATTTACCAGGAAAGCCTTCATAAAAAACGTATAGCCATTGGCGGTAGCCACGGTAAAACCACCACCACCGCCATGATCATGCACGTGCTGCATAAAATTGGCAAAGCGTTCGACTACCTCGTAGGCGCCCGCCTGGAAGGCTTCTCCCAGTCTGTGAACATCACCGATGCTCCTGTGATCGTGTGCGAAGCGGATGAATACCCGGCCTCCACCCTGGAAAAACGGCCCAAGTTCCACTTCCTGCACCCGCACATTTCCGTACTTACCGGCATTGCCTGGGACCATATCAACGTGTTCCCCACGTTTGAGATCTACAAAGAACAATTTGCCATCTTCATCCGCACCATGGAAGCCGGTGGTACTTTGATCTACAACAATGCAGACGAAACACTGCGCCAGCTGGTGGAAAAAGAAGGTACCCACCTGAAACTGGTACCCTACAATACGCCCATCCACATGATCCGCGAAGGCGTGACCCGCATCTTCTTTGAAGAAGGCTTTGCAGACCTCCAGGTATTTGGGGAGCACAACCTGCTGAACATGCACGCGGCTAAACTGGTGTGCAATGAACTGGGCGTTGATGATGAAACCTTCCTGGGCGCCATTGCCGATTTTACCGGCGCGGCCAAACGCCTGGAAGTAGTGGCCAAAACGGCCAGCAGCGTGATCTTCCGCGACTTTGCCCACGCCCCTTCCAAGGTAAAGGCCACCATCCAGGCCACCCAGCACCAGTTTCCCGACCGTAAGCTGATCGGTGTACTGGAACTGCACACGTATTCCAGCCTCAATAAAGATTTCCTGCACGAATATGCCGGCGCCATGGACAAAGCCGATGTGCCCGTGGTCTACTTCAGCAAACATGCCCTGGAGCTGAAGCGCCTGCCAGACCTGGACCCCACGGATATCAAAGTGGGTTTTGAAAACGAACGGCTGCAGGTGATCAGCGATAAAGACGCGCTGCAGGCATTCCTGGACCAACAGAATTACCGCAACACGACCCTGCTGCTCATGAGCTCCGGCACCTACGATGGCCTGGACATTGCAGCCCTGAAAAATAAATTGCCCTAA
- the aroQ gene encoding type II 3-dehydroquinate dehydratase, with the protein MRIAIINGPNLNLLGKREPGIYGNASFEEYYETLRAQFPDVTFSYYQSNVEGELINHLHEVGFSADGILLNAGGYTHTSVAIRDAIAGIKTPVIEVHISNVYAREEFRHTSLIAPKCVGSICGLGMKGYALGVAYFYGK; encoded by the coding sequence ATGCGCATCGCCATCATCAACGGACCTAACCTGAACCTGCTGGGCAAGCGGGAACCAGGCATTTACGGCAACGCTTCTTTTGAAGAATATTATGAAACGCTGCGGGCACAATTTCCCGACGTTACCTTTTCTTACTACCAGAGCAACGTGGAAGGCGAATTGATCAACCACCTGCATGAAGTAGGTTTCAGTGCAGACGGTATCCTGCTTAACGCTGGCGGCTATACGCATACCTCCGTGGCCATCCGCGACGCCATTGCCGGCATTAAAACACCCGTGATCGAAGTGCACATCAGCAATGTATACGCCCGCGAGGAATTTCGCCACACGTCCCTGATTGCGCCCAAATGTGTAGGCAGCATCTGTGGCCTTGGCATGAAGGGATATGCGCTGGGGGTGGCGTATTTTTATGGGAAATGA
- the ytxJ gene encoding bacillithiol system redox-active protein YtxJ — MNWEPLTSEEQLTAINELSHRHPVAIFKHSTRCSISSMIKSRLERDKAPADVTFYYLDLIRYRNVSNRVADDYRVEHESPQMLLIRDGKCVYHESHNGISMADIGDHAV, encoded by the coding sequence ATGAATTGGGAACCGCTTACATCTGAGGAGCAACTTACAGCCATCAATGAATTATCCCACCGGCACCCGGTGGCTATTTTTAAACATAGTACCCGCTGTTCCATCAGCAGCATGATCAAATCCCGCCTGGAGCGGGACAAGGCACCTGCCGATGTAACCTTTTACTACCTGGACCTGATCCGCTACCGCAATGTATCAAACCGCGTGGCAGATGATTACCGGGTGGAGCACGAGTCCCCGCAAATGCTGCTCATCCGTGACGGCAAATGTGTTTACCACGAAAGCCATAACGGCATTTCCATGGCGGATATAGGAGACCATGCTGTATAA